The Rhodocytophaga rosea genome has a segment encoding these proteins:
- the rsmH gene encoding 16S rRNA (cytosine(1402)-N(4))-methyltransferase RsmH produces the protein MDQQEPKRTRRIRYKGTHPKVFHEKYKELQPEQYKDQVEKIIQQGRTPAGMHRSICVNEIMDFLQITPGQTGVDATLGYGGHSVEILNRLLPGGRLYAFDVDPIELPKTQERLLSLGFGPDVLVIQRMNFAEIDQIVSLSGPLNFVLADLGVSSMQIDNPQRGFSFKVEGPLDLRLNPKSGKSVADLLKTISRAKLEEILIENADEPHAEPIAKTITSTIAKGTPITTTTSLQEVIKEALVFLPAASRKEEIKKSCQRCFQALRIAVNHEFTVLDKFLDKLPFVLAPGGKVAILSFHSGEDRRVKKSFQHFFRLGLYREIAPDPIRPSAEECNSNPRAKSAKLRWAIKA, from the coding sequence ATGGATCAGCAAGAACCCAAACGGACCAGGCGTATTCGCTACAAAGGCACACACCCCAAAGTTTTTCATGAGAAATATAAAGAGCTTCAGCCTGAACAATATAAAGACCAGGTAGAAAAAATTATACAACAAGGGCGTACCCCTGCCGGTATGCACCGCTCAATTTGTGTAAACGAAATTATGGATTTTCTGCAGATTACACCAGGCCAAACAGGTGTAGATGCTACCTTAGGCTATGGTGGGCATAGTGTGGAGATATTAAATCGGCTGTTGCCAGGCGGACGTTTATATGCCTTTGATGTAGATCCGATTGAGTTACCCAAAACGCAGGAACGGCTTTTGTCGTTGGGATTTGGCCCGGATGTGTTAGTGATACAACGGATGAATTTTGCAGAGATCGACCAGATTGTTTCCCTGTCGGGACCCCTGAATTTTGTATTAGCAGATTTAGGTGTTTCTTCTATGCAGATAGACAATCCACAGCGGGGTTTTTCATTTAAGGTGGAAGGACCTCTGGATTTACGGCTCAATCCCAAAAGCGGAAAATCGGTAGCTGATCTGTTGAAAACGATTTCCCGGGCAAAACTGGAAGAGATTCTGATAGAAAATGCCGATGAGCCACATGCGGAACCTATTGCAAAAACTATTACCTCTACTATCGCAAAAGGGACACCAATCACCACTACAACAAGTTTACAGGAAGTTATCAAAGAAGCGCTTGTATTTTTGCCGGCTGCCAGTCGCAAAGAAGAGATCAAGAAAAGCTGCCAGCGATGCTTTCAAGCCTTGCGGATCGCCGTAAACCATGAATTTACCGTTCTGGATAAGTTTCTGGATAAACTTCCGTTTGTACTTGCTCCGGGTGGAAAGGTGGCTATTCTTTCATTTCATTCCGGAGAAGACAGAAGGGTGAAAAAATCGTTTCAGCACTTTTTCCGGCTTGGCCTGTATCGTGAGATTGCACCAGATCCCATTCGTCCATCGGCAGAAGAATGTAACAGCAATCCCAGGGCAAAGTCAGCCAAATTGCGGTGGGCGATTAAAGCATAA
- a CDS encoding sensor histidine kinase has translation MKVPFDKGLIRFYARAGAAFLSLWLFGDLVSETETFLPRAINNIWRCLYVILANFILLEYTLPFIRFTWKRILAGIFLIWMHLMFYSFGLYAWRLIGIGLHIYTPLTTFSDVSEGVQDQMSFSIASILFFGITRHMYNYTKLKQAAQQLRIEKQAAELNYLKSQTNPHFLFNTLNNIYSLARIKSDLAPESILRLSQLLRFMLYETSGAYIAIEQELKIISDYIALEKLRYDESLHINFSYNIEDMKQAIPPLLLIPLVENAFKHGVSETRDRPFVDIHLSVNKRQLAFTVKNSTDTFPDKRPVKENIGLSNLRRQLELLYTNYSLTVQQGDSIFTATLQINLASHV, from the coding sequence ATGAAAGTACCGTTCGATAAAGGGCTGATTCGATTTTATGCCAGGGCTGGCGCTGCCTTTTTATCGCTGTGGTTGTTTGGCGATCTGGTGAGTGAAACGGAAACGTTTTTGCCCAGAGCCATCAATAATATCTGGCGGTGCCTGTATGTGATCCTTGCTAATTTTATATTACTGGAATATACCCTTCCTTTTATCAGATTCACCTGGAAGCGGATACTAGCCGGAATTTTTCTCATTTGGATGCATTTGATGTTTTATTCCTTTGGCCTGTACGCATGGCGGCTGATCGGCATAGGATTACATATTTATACACCGCTTACCACTTTTTCAGATGTAAGCGAAGGTGTGCAGGATCAAATGTCGTTTAGTATAGCTTCTATCTTATTTTTTGGTATTACCCGGCATATGTATAACTATACAAAACTCAAACAAGCTGCCCAGCAACTGCGCATCGAAAAACAGGCCGCCGAACTCAACTATCTTAAGTCACAAACGAATCCGCATTTTTTATTCAACACCCTGAATAATATATATTCTCTGGCCAGAATAAAATCTGATCTGGCTCCTGAATCTATATTGCGACTCTCACAATTGCTACGGTTTATGCTCTATGAAACCAGTGGCGCTTATATAGCTATTGAACAGGAGCTGAAAATTATCAGCGATTATATTGCCCTCGAAAAACTGCGTTATGATGAAAGTCTGCATATTAATTTTAGTTATAACATTGAAGATATGAAACAAGCCATTCCTCCTCTCCTACTGATTCCCCTGGTAGAAAATGCATTTAAACATGGGGTTTCCGAAACCAGAGACCGTCCTTTTGTAGATATTCATCTGTCGGTAAATAAGCGGCAACTGGCTTTTACCGTAAAAAATTCTACGGATACTTTTCCGGACAAACGGCCTGTCAAAGAAAATATCGGCCTTTCGAATCTGAGGCGGCAACTAGAACTGCTTTACACCAATTATAGTCTTACCGTTCAGCAAGGAGATTCTATATTTACAGCTACCTTACAAATTAATCTGGCAAGCCATGTCTAA
- a CDS encoding sensor histidine kinase encodes MKKRQIQLIIASMTLALIGLIAFQLYWINHAIAVKNERFNQSVQEALRTVVTKLEKQEALELVARKLKQSENIQQPDSSVKKTNKVLPKAKLAAIRLLTPDRKLVPVIQPSEIPVIAAPSNEKLKPKTVYGSKIKPKQIEVLRLNPDEFVIIDDKVYASKTHPNVLGNISQLLPNVFSHGSFAFNFPDSAFMNRWDSLSSGFYFDNQDLSNSVTINMDGNLFEYQLNLNEHVKEKNAELEKIHQKLKKDKNRVYKSDYPALAGRLLADTLMLYSLSQAEDMNWYTNPGSAIWIQDKLDESLNKAILSEKAMLIFRKQQDSLLQLYSSTHSPQTSVVVRTAPKAPEHEKKEWKTQAPIHQDSLKLTKSALQEDFEKVEDKSAMVKDVFSELVREKKPVAERINRKMLDTLLRKEIKNHQIDIPYQYGIVAGDHNKIVLASHSNMQSRLPGHAFKAALFPTDVFNTNDLLYIHFPTQQQYIMQTMWTVLASSGVMVLLILGCFYFAVTTILKQKKLSEVKNDFINNMTHEFKTPISTISLACEVLQDTEVNKNPAQMNRYLHIIRDENKRLGMQVEKVLQAALLDKGNLKLKMSKVDIHEVIDEVLQNIGVQIEKRQGTVDLDLQAQHTQIEADEMHLTNIIHNLLDNANKYSPEAPHIRIQTRSLVDGVSITIADKGIGMSKEALSRIFDRFYRVPTGNVHNVKGFGLGLSYVKTILQGHCGRIQVESQPGAGSSFEVFLPYVQKVQV; translated from the coding sequence TCAACCAAAGTGTGCAGGAAGCTTTACGAACGGTGGTAACTAAACTGGAAAAGCAGGAAGCCCTGGAGCTGGTCGCCCGTAAATTAAAACAATCCGAAAATATACAACAACCCGATAGTTCTGTAAAAAAAACGAATAAAGTCCTTCCCAAAGCAAAGCTTGCAGCAATAAGGCTGTTAACGCCAGACCGTAAGCTGGTACCCGTTATTCAACCTTCAGAAATACCTGTTATAGCCGCTCCATCTAATGAAAAGCTAAAACCCAAAACCGTATATGGATCGAAGATAAAACCTAAGCAAATAGAAGTACTGCGTTTGAATCCGGATGAATTTGTGATCATAGATGATAAAGTATATGCTTCAAAAACGCATCCCAATGTTTTGGGCAATATAAGTCAGCTTCTTCCGAATGTATTTTCCCACGGTTCTTTTGCATTCAACTTTCCGGATAGTGCTTTTATGAACAGGTGGGACTCATTGTCTTCCGGCTTTTATTTTGATAATCAGGATTTATCTAATTCTGTTACCATTAATATGGATGGCAACTTGTTTGAATACCAGTTAAATCTGAATGAGCATGTAAAAGAAAAGAATGCAGAATTGGAGAAAATACATCAGAAACTAAAAAAAGATAAAAATAGAGTGTATAAATCCGATTATCCTGCATTGGCGGGACGATTGTTGGCGGATACCCTGATGCTATATTCGTTGAGCCAGGCAGAAGATATGAACTGGTATACAAATCCGGGTTCAGCCATATGGATACAGGATAAGCTGGATGAGTCTTTGAATAAAGCTATACTATCGGAGAAGGCGATGCTGATCTTTCGCAAGCAACAAGATTCCCTGCTACAGCTCTATTCATCCACACATTCGCCGCAAACCTCTGTTGTCGTAAGAACCGCACCCAAAGCACCGGAACATGAAAAAAAAGAATGGAAAACGCAAGCACCTATTCATCAGGACAGCCTGAAATTAACCAAATCTGCTTTGCAGGAGGATTTTGAAAAAGTAGAAGATAAATCGGCAATGGTGAAAGATGTATTTAGTGAGTTAGTGCGTGAAAAAAAGCCTGTGGCGGAGCGTATTAACCGCAAAATGCTCGATACACTGCTCAGAAAAGAAATCAAAAATCACCAGATAGATATTCCCTACCAGTATGGAATCGTAGCTGGAGACCATAATAAAATTGTGCTTGCCTCGCACAGCAATATGCAGTCCCGCTTACCCGGCCATGCATTTAAAGCCGCTTTGTTTCCAACGGATGTATTCAATACCAATGATCTGCTCTATATTCATTTTCCTACCCAGCAGCAATACATCATGCAGACCATGTGGACTGTACTCGCCAGTTCGGGCGTAATGGTGCTGTTGATTCTGGGATGTTTTTACTTTGCGGTTACCACTATTTTAAAGCAAAAAAAGCTCTCGGAAGTAAAAAATGACTTTATTAACAACATGACACATGAGTTTAAAACGCCGATTTCTACCATTTCTCTGGCTTGTGAAGTATTGCAGGATACAGAAGTGAATAAAAATCCGGCGCAGATGAACCGGTATCTGCATATTATCCGGGATGAAAATAAGAGGTTAGGGATGCAGGTCGAGAAAGTATTGCAGGCAGCGCTGCTGGATAAGGGAAACCTGAAGCTTAAAATGTCGAAAGTAGATATTCATGAAGTGATTGATGAGGTATTACAAAATATCGGAGTTCAGATCGAAAAGCGCCAGGGAACCGTAGATTTAGATTTGCAGGCACAACATACCCAGATCGAAGCTGATGAAATGCACCTGACCAATATTATTCATAACCTGCTCGATAATGCCAATAAGTATTCTCCGGAAGCGCCTCACATCCGCATTCAAACCAGAAGCCTTGTCGATGGCGTAAGCATCACCATTGCCGACAAAGGCATTGGCATGAGCAAAGAAGCCCTAAGCCGTATTTTTGATCGTTTTTACCGCGTTCCCACCGGAAATGTGCATAATGTAAAAGGCTTCGGGCTAGGCTTAAGTTATGTAAAAACCATTTTGCAAGGCCATTGCGGACGAATTCAGGTAGAAAGCCAGCCAGGAGCCGGAAGTTCGTTTGAAGTGTTTTTGCCATATGTGCAGAAGGTTCAGGTGTGA
- a CDS encoding Ig-like domain-containing protein: protein MNRSLIKYIFFLLAALSILNSCDKIGDDVLPVKIQDFRLYPDDIYTFGGLIRLDPLNNDSLKVDAKVTYSQPQHGTLELDQDGSMLYLSDVDFLGTDSLEYTVCSARLCKSEKIRLYVESPPDPETCVTSLGADSLETTKNTPKGIRIFMNDIICPMSGTSVFAPQKGTFKTIDYSGSYKNTTYVYYPPKDFVGEDSFKYRIHPDPSDFYGNYIEMVVKVTVK, encoded by the coding sequence ATGAACCGCTCTTTAATAAAATACATCTTTTTCCTTCTGGCAGCTTTAAGTATATTAAACAGTTGCGATAAGATAGGAGATGACGTATTGCCTGTAAAAATTCAGGATTTCCGCTTATACCCCGATGATATTTATACCTTTGGTGGCCTGATCAGGCTTGATCCTTTAAATAATGATAGCTTAAAAGTAGATGCAAAAGTAACCTATTCGCAGCCGCAGCATGGTACCCTTGAACTAGACCAGGATGGCAGTATGCTGTATTTATCTGATGTTGATTTTCTCGGTACAGATAGCCTTGAATATACCGTGTGCAGTGCCCGGCTTTGTAAATCAGAGAAAATCCGTTTGTATGTAGAAAGCCCGCCAGATCCTGAAACCTGTGTTACCAGCCTTGGAGCTGACTCTCTGGAAACTACTAAAAATACCCCCAAAGGCATCCGTATTTTCATGAATGATATTATTTGTCCGATGTCGGGAACGTCGGTTTTTGCTCCGCAAAAGGGTACCTTTAAAACCATCGATTACTCAGGCAGTTATAAAAATACAACCTATGTATATTATCCGCCCAAAGATTTCGTAGGAGAAGATTCTTTTAAATACAGAATCCATCCCGACCCCAGTGACTTTTATGGGAATTATATAGAAATGGTGGTAAAAGTAACAGTAAAATAA
- a CDS encoding nucleotide pyrophosphohydrolase, with translation MDFKEIENKVIRFRDERNWAQFHQIKDLLLGLNIEVGELQELYLWKSTEQQTQIDPEKIKDELADIAIFLMYISRHHNIDLLEAISAKIDKNAAKYPVEKSLNSNKKYNEL, from the coding sequence ATGGATTTTAAGGAGATAGAAAATAAAGTAATCCGATTCAGAGATGAGAGAAACTGGGCACAATTTCATCAGATCAAAGACCTGCTGCTTGGGCTGAATATTGAAGTGGGCGAATTACAAGAGTTATACTTATGGAAATCCACTGAGCAGCAGACTCAGATTGACCCCGAGAAAATTAAAGATGAACTGGCCGATATTGCCATATTCTTAATGTATATCAGCCGCCATCACAACATTGATCTGTTAGAAGCTATTTCAGCTAAAATTGATAAGAACGCTGCCAAATACCCGGTCGAGAAAAGTTTAAACTCCAATAAGAAGTATAACGAGTTATAA
- a CDS encoding response regulator transcription factor produces the protein MKAIPTKILLVEDDPNLGQLLKEYLEIKGFLVNLATDGEQAFGIFRQQGFDLCIFDVMLPKKDGFSLAKEVRISNKQIPIIFLTAKCLKEDTLEGLRIGADDYMTKPFSMEELLLRMKAILRRSSHTLEASREVSHFAIGTYQFDYEQQCLRKDTVSIKLTSKESELLKLLCININHTLERTLALKMIWQDDTYFNARSMDVYITKLRKYLKDDPSIEIVNVHGTGYKLMVLNSLLNV, from the coding sequence ATGAAAGCAATTCCTACAAAAATATTACTGGTAGAAGATGACCCCAACCTGGGACAGCTATTGAAAGAATATCTGGAAATTAAGGGTTTTCTGGTTAATCTGGCAACTGACGGAGAACAGGCATTTGGTATTTTTCGTCAGCAGGGGTTCGATCTTTGTATATTCGATGTAATGCTGCCCAAAAAAGATGGCTTTTCCCTGGCCAAAGAAGTCCGCATCAGCAATAAACAAATCCCCATTATTTTTCTTACGGCCAAATGTTTGAAAGAAGATACCCTGGAAGGTTTGCGCATTGGTGCCGACGATTATATGACCAAACCGTTCAGCATGGAAGAATTGTTGCTGCGCATGAAAGCAATTTTGAGAAGATCGAGCCATACACTGGAAGCAAGCAGAGAGGTGAGCCATTTTGCCATTGGCACTTACCAGTTTGATTATGAGCAACAATGTCTACGGAAAGATACGGTCAGCATCAAACTCACCAGCAAAGAATCTGAACTGTTAAAACTGCTGTGTATAAACATTAACCATACACTCGAACGTACCCTGGCGCTTAAGATGATCTGGCAAGACGATACCTATTTTAATGCCCGCAGTATGGATGTGTATATCACCAAACTTCGTAAATACCTCAAAGACGATCCTTCCATCGAAATTGTAAATGTTCACGGTACTGGCTATAAACTGATGGTGCTCAATTCCCTGCTGAATGTCTGA
- a CDS encoding phosphatase PAP2 family protein: MKKSLLILITILSIAMHVQAQIEPSAGSWKTWFIESGKAYRLPPPASYKSEITQVLARQQNLDSAGMQQILFWNAGSPGYRWQQLMADLWMSDTTTRGVLANMLLGTATYDATIAAWDTKYTYNRPRPFAADGHIQTLVQKPDSPSYPCEHSVAAGVATTIISHFFPALADSVTRMAQQAINSRIAAGTAFPSDTKAGFELGKRIAQHEIERTKNFIPNSVWNGKIPEGPGLWKGKNPMFPQAGLNKTVVLSNASQFRPGPPPDFAKEMEEMKNYKQTFRSKANAFYYASHFASDDLLSKKIFEYNLHLNPPMAARIYAINSVATYDGFVACWDAKYAYWGIRPDQYDTTYQALMPAPPFPGYPSGHAMMCGVVGELYSFFFPAEKAYFQKIAKDGAESRFQAGIHFRSDNEAGLELGKKVANAVIRKVQADGAGNILTNTNQKRVGAQAKK; encoded by the coding sequence ATGAAAAAGAGCCTACTAATCCTCATAACTATTCTTAGCATAGCTATGCATGTACAAGCCCAGATAGAACCTTCTGCCGGCAGCTGGAAAACCTGGTTTATTGAATCCGGCAAGGCCTACCGTTTGCCGCCGCCTGCTTCTTACAAATCAGAAATTACACAGGTACTTGCCAGGCAACAAAACCTGGATTCTGCCGGTATGCAGCAAATATTATTCTGGAATGCCGGATCTCCAGGTTACCGGTGGCAACAACTCATGGCCGATTTATGGATGAGCGATACGACTACCAGAGGAGTGCTGGCAAATATGTTGCTTGGTACGGCTACCTATGACGCTACGATTGCTGCCTGGGATACAAAATACACCTATAATCGTCCCCGGCCTTTTGCAGCAGATGGCCATATCCAAACGTTGGTACAAAAGCCAGATAGCCCTTCGTATCCTTGTGAACATTCAGTAGCCGCAGGGGTGGCAACAACAATCATTTCTCATTTTTTCCCGGCTTTAGCCGATTCTGTAACCCGGATGGCACAACAAGCCATAAACTCACGGATTGCTGCCGGAACTGCTTTTCCGAGTGATACCAAAGCTGGTTTTGAGTTAGGCAAACGGATAGCGCAGCATGAAATCGAACGTACAAAAAACTTTATACCAAATTCTGTCTGGAATGGTAAAATACCGGAAGGCCCTGGGCTTTGGAAAGGAAAAAATCCGATGTTTCCGCAGGCTGGCTTGAATAAAACGGTAGTGCTGAGCAATGCCAGTCAATTCCGTCCTGGCCCACCGCCTGATTTTGCAAAAGAGATGGAGGAAATGAAAAACTATAAGCAAACATTCCGTTCTAAGGCCAATGCTTTTTACTATGCCAGCCATTTTGCAAGCGATGATCTGCTAAGTAAAAAAATATTCGAATATAACCTGCACCTGAATCCGCCTATGGCAGCCAGAATATATGCTATTAATTCAGTGGCTACTTACGATGGTTTTGTAGCCTGCTGGGATGCCAAATATGCGTATTGGGGTATCCGACCGGACCAGTACGATACTACCTACCAGGCACTAATGCCTGCGCCGCCCTTTCCCGGATACCCTTCCGGCCATGCCATGATGTGTGGGGTGGTTGGAGAGTTGTATTCATTCTTTTTCCCAGCAGAAAAAGCCTATTTTCAGAAAATAGCTAAGGATGGAGCAGAATCCCGTTTTCAGGCAGGCATACATTTCCGGAGTGATAATGAAGCTGGTCTGGAACTAGGCAAAAAAGTAGCCAATGCTGTCATCAGAAAAGTACAGGCCGATGGTGCCGGGAATATATTAACGAATACTAATCAGAAGAGGGTAGGTGCGCAGGCGAAGAAATAG
- a CDS encoding LytR/AlgR family response regulator transcription factor yields the protein MSKLRCIIIEDEPLAVKVLADYIAQVPFLELQGTFKDAILATEYLRTHTVDLLFLDIHLPKLKGMAFLKTLTQPPAVIITTAYHQYAVEGFDLNVTDYLLKPFEFERFLIAVNKVKTEEKEVHKPQPNSEIKDYLFLNVQKKKVKILFSEMVYIESQREYIKIVTTQRTYLSKMSTHEIEAILPSNLFKRIHRSFIISVNKIESYTAEEVEVNGVSIPLGRGYRDVLENL from the coding sequence ATGTCTAAACTCAGGTGTATTATTATAGAAGATGAGCCACTGGCTGTAAAAGTGCTTGCCGATTATATTGCACAAGTGCCTTTTCTGGAGTTGCAGGGCACTTTTAAAGATGCGATTCTGGCCACCGAATATTTGCGTACCCATACCGTAGACCTGCTATTTCTGGACATTCATTTGCCCAAATTAAAAGGAATGGCATTTTTGAAAACGCTTACACAGCCACCAGCAGTGATTATTACTACCGCTTATCACCAGTATGCCGTAGAGGGATTTGATCTGAATGTAACAGATTATTTGCTCAAACCTTTTGAATTTGAACGTTTTCTGATCGCTGTGAATAAAGTAAAAACTGAAGAAAAAGAGGTACATAAACCTCAGCCTAATAGCGAAATAAAAGACTATTTATTTCTGAATGTGCAGAAAAAGAAGGTAAAGATTCTGTTTTCCGAAATGGTGTATATTGAAAGCCAGCGGGAATACATTAAAATTGTAACCACCCAACGAACGTATCTGTCCAAAATGAGCACGCATGAAATAGAAGCAATTTTACCTTCAAATCTATTTAAGCGGATTCACCGATCTTTCATTATATCTGTAAATAAGATTGAATCATATACTGCAGAAGAAGTAGAAGTGAATGGAGTATCCATTCCTTTAGGCAGAGGATACCGGGATGTGTTAGAAAATCTGTAA
- a CDS encoding RNA polymerase sigma factor — translation MYAEQEIIEGCKKGKSSFQEKLYNMYSRQMMAVCVRYTRSRFEAEDIFHEAFVKVFKNIHSYNGGSFEGWMRRIFVNTAINYYHKNKKYQEQLDYSTIEESSPAEENVLSEISGKELLLLIDQLPEGYKLVFNLYEVEGYTHREISEMLSIAEGTSKSQLAKAKVYLKKILHNYSIKEKC, via the coding sequence GTGTACGCCGAGCAGGAAATTATTGAAGGCTGTAAAAAAGGGAAATCTTCTTTTCAGGAGAAGTTATACAATATGTATTCCCGCCAGATGATGGCAGTGTGCGTACGTTATACCAGATCACGGTTCGAGGCGGAAGATATTTTTCATGAGGCTTTTGTTAAAGTATTCAAAAATATCCACAGCTATAACGGCGGCTCTTTTGAAGGCTGGATGCGCCGCATTTTTGTAAATACGGCTATTAACTATTACCACAAGAATAAAAAATACCAGGAACAACTCGATTACAGTACCATTGAAGAGAGTTCTCCTGCGGAGGAAAATGTACTGAGCGAGATTTCGGGCAAAGAATTGTTGTTATTAATCGATCAGTTGCCGGAAGGCTATAAGCTGGTGTTTAACTTGTATGAAGTGGAAGGTTATACCCACCGGGAGATCAGCGAAATGCTGTCTATTGCGGAAGGTACTTCCAAATCGCAGTTAGCCAAGGCGAAAGTATACCTGAAGAAAATTCTGCACAACTATTCAATTAAAGAGAAATGTTAA